Part of the Kangiella geojedonensis genome is shown below.
AGAGCCCTCAAGTGCTTTTTAACCAGCTCCATTGTGGGAGCTTTTTTTGTCTTGAGAAAAATATTCAATAATGACATCAGGAACCACCGTTAACTTGCTGCACGCTCGACCAAGTGGCAGTGCTTTGACCAAATAATTTAATAAAGCCAGTTGCTTCTTCGATACCCCAGTTAGCCTTCTGGGCATATTCAACATCTTTGTTAATGATCATATGTGGGCTATTAACTGCCACCGCTTCAATGTGTCCAGCTGATATTTTCAACTCCACCGTGCCAGTGACGTTTTGTTGCGAGGACTGTAAAAACTGCTGAATATTGGTAGTTAGCGGATCGAAGTAAAACCCTTGGTAGACTAAATCGATCCATTTTTTAGCGAGGTTTGGTTTGAAATGGTTTTGCTGCTGTGTCAACACGACTTCTTCCAGCGCCTTATGAGCTGCGAGTAACCCAAATAGAGCAGGTGCTTCGAATACAATCCGACCCTTCAAGCCAATAATCGTATCCCCTGTATAAATCCCCCGACCAACACCATAGTTTCCCAATGTTTGGTTTAACTGTTGCATGGCTTCTACGCCACTTACTTCATTACCATTGAGCTTTGTCAAAGCTCCCGCTACAAAATCAAGCGTGATGTAACTGGTATCATGACTAATATCTTCTGGGTTTTTCGTTAAAATGTATGTATTGCTTTCTGGTGCTTGCCACTTATCGATCGCACCACCTGAAATGGTCACGCCCAATAAGTTTTCATTAACACTATAACTTTTGTGTACCGCGGAAACTTGATGTCCTTTTTGACTTAAGTAATCGATCTCATACTGCCTAACGTCTGTGACATTTTTTTGAATATCACGAATCGGTGATAAAACTGTTAAGTTACTTAATGCCTTAATCGATAGGTCGAAACGGACCTGATCATTGCCCATACCTGTGCAGCCGTGCGCGACGAAACCAGTTCCTAATCTTTTACACAGTTGAACGGCTTCTTTAGCAATTAAATAACGATCAGCACACAACACTGGATATTGATCTTGATACAAAGCACTACCCCATATGAGCGGTTTCACAATGGTATCCCACAGCTCTTGCTGCCCGTCGACAGTCCAATGCTTTTCAGCCCCCAAATTAATAGCGGTTTGCTCAATCTCCTCAATGGTTTTTGTGCTAACACCACCAGTGTTGACAAATAACGTATGAACTTCGAAGCCTTGATCAATTAAATACGGCACACAAAAGCTGGTATCCAAGCCGCCTGAAAATGCTAAAACTACTTTTTCTTTACTCACAGTATTCACCTTAAGAATGATTAATTAACGTATTCATCATGGATTTCTGTACATGCAGACGATTTTCCGCTTCTTGAATCGCAATACAGTTTTTAGAGTCGACAACACCATCAGTCGCTTTGACGTTTCTTCTCATGGGCAAGCAGTGACTGAACAAGGCATTGTTAGTCTTCGCCATTTTTGCTTCATCAACCATGAAGTGCTTGTATTGATCACGCATAGGCTTTTCTTTTTCCCATTGTCCAAAATAAGGTAACGCGCCCCAGCTCTTGGCATACACCACATCAGCTCCCTCATAGGCACTATCGATATCATGCGAAACCGTTAGTTGATTACCATGTTGTGAGCTGTAGGTTTGACCAAGATCCATGTAATGCTGATCCAGCAAATAATCCTCATTGGGGCATAATAAAGTGACATCCATGCCAAATTTGCTCGCAATCATGAGAGAGGAGTTAGCCACCGCCGTATTCAATGGTTTAGGGTGATAGGTCCAAGTCAGCACATATTTCTTTCCTTTCAAATCGCCAAGGTTTTCTTGCAGCGCCATGATGTGCGCCAATTCTTGACACGGGTGGGTAATGGTTTCCATATTAATCACCGGAACCGTTGAGAACTGAGCCAAGCTTTTAATCAACTTGTCCTGACGATCGTCCTGCCAGTTCTGGAATTTTGGAAAGGCTCTGACGGCAATAATGTCACAGTACGCGGAAAGTACTTGAGCCACTTCTTGAATGTGCTCTTCCGCTTCACCATCCATAATGGAGCCAAGCTCAAACTCAATGGGCCAAGCATCTTTTCCTGGCTGAAGCACGATGGCCTGGCCACCCAGTTGGTGAACACCCAGCTCGAAACTTGTGCGAGTTCGTAATGATGGATTGAAGAATAATAGCGCAACGGATTTATTTTTGAGCAAAGGCTGAAACTTCTCTTCTTTCAGTTCTTTGGCAAAGTCGATCATCTGCTGCAAATCATTTTGCGACCAATGCTCGGTGGTTAAAAAGTGTTTCATGGCAATTCCTGCTAGTCATGCCATCGGGAGGGAAATTTTAGACGTGCATAAAAAAACCCAGCCGATGGCTGGGTTTTAAATTCTGTTGTTTGAAGATTACTTAGACAACACGATGCTACTCCCAGCCGGCTTGATTCGGCTGCGACGTCGTAGTTGTACTGTGTTAAAACGATTTACTGTTATCATTCGCTTGGAAACTTAGTTTTGGTTACTGAGTTGTAATCATCAATGTAAATATCGCGCACCTCTCTAACGGTGCCCAGCAAATGTACAACGAAATTTTTTAAGTGTAAACCTTTTTTTATGTTGTATATTCTTAAAGAGTATAACGCGTCATGTCATAACACTGTCACATTGACTGAGGATAATCACTATAATCCATTGATAATTAAACTACTCTTATGATAATTACTCGCATTGCCTTACCCCTATTACTGCTGAGTGGCTCGTTTGTCTTTAGTGGCTGTAAAACCACGAGTCACCAACCCTCGCAAGCTCAGAACTCAACTCTCAAGATGGAGCTGGTGGCTCGCCATGTGTCAGGTCACTATGGTGAAGGTGCTGCTGAAATCGTAGCGTATGACGCACCCCATCAAAAATTATACGTCGTCAATGGTGCGGTTAACGCTATTGATATTATTGATATTTCAAACATTCCAACGCAGCCTTTATCGCTTCCCTTTAGCGGAACTAATCTCACAAGCGAACGCCTAACATTACCAAAATCCGTTACAACAACTGAGCAACCTGACTTACCCCTTGGCAGTCCAAGCTCCTTGAGTATTCATAATAACCTTATGGCAGTGGCTACCGCTAACAAGGATAAACAACAGCTCGGAGCCGTTCTATTCTACCGCTTAAGTAGATCTAAGCCGGAGTTTATCAAAGCTGTTACCGTTGGTGCGCTCCCCGATATGATTACCTTCACTCACGGCGGACACAAAGTCATCGTGGCCAATGAAGGTGAACCGAGTAAAGACTACCGTCATGATCCAGAAGGTAGTGTAAGCATTATTAATATACAGCCAGAAATTGCAGGTTCAGCCAAGCACTTGAACTTCAAGCAGTTTAATGAAGTCAGAGAGCAACTCGCATCAACGGGTGTTAAGTTCGCCAGCCCTCAAGGAACAAGTGTGGCGCAGGATCTTGAACCAGAGTACATCACGGTTGCCGGGGATGACTCTAGAGCCTACGTCACCCTACAAGAAAATAATGCCATTGCCATTATCGATTTAACCACTGACTCAATACTTAATGTTTATGGCTTAGGTTTTAAAGACTGGGGACAGTACAAAATCGACGTCAGTAACAAAGATGGCGTCAACGCCGCGACTTATGAAAATGTTTATGGGATCTACCAGCCTGATGCAATCGTTTCTTATGACGTGAACGGTAAAACTTATATTTTAAGTGCTAATGAGGGGGATGCTCGAGAATATATTTATGATGCTAGCGAAGCAGACTGCAATGCCGCCGGTCATCAATACGACGGCGAAGATGGCTGCATTAGCTACACGGAAGAATATCGAGCCAAGAAACTACCCATTAAATCGCCATCTGCTATTGACTCTTATTACCATAAAAATGGTATCGGCCGTTTAAAAGTTACCAGTGAGTTGGGCGACGATGACGGTGATGGTCTGTATGAAAAGCTTTATAGTTACGGTGCTCGCTCATTCAGTATTTGGGACGAAGATGTCCAGCAGGTCTACGATAGTGGTGATGATTTTGAACAGCTATTGATTGAACGCTACGGTGAGAACTTCAACAGTAATGAAAATGAAAACAAAGGCGATAGCCGCTCAGATGATAAAGGTGCTGAGCCAGAAGCCATTACCACGGGTATTATCAATGGTAAAACCTATGCCTTTATCGGCCTAGAACGTCACGGGGGTATTATGGTTTATGATATTTCGAACCCAACGAGTCCGACATTCGAAACTTACGTCAACAACCGCGATTTCAGTAAAGACTTTGAGATTGACGATGATAGCAACCCCGTGACACTCAAAGGCGCTTATCAACAAGTCGGCGATTTAGCACCCGAAGGACTTGCTTTCATCGCAGCGGAAGACAGCCCTACGGGTAAAGCACTACTGGCAGTCGCCAATGAGGTTAGCGGCAGTGTTTCCATCTACCAGTTACACTAAGCCTTTGATTCCTATTACTTAAGCCGCTTTTAAAGCGGCTTTTTCACATCTTGTTACGATTTATTGGTGAGATAAACAACCCTTCTAACTTTGCCATAGCTGCTGAACTTGGTAGTCTCTAAGCTTACTTTGTTACGTCGTATGTTTTTGGGGAGACACCATGAAACAACTTGCATACTCAGCATTACTAGCCGTTAGCTTGAGCTTAAGCCACGCAGCATTCGCTGATGAGAAAAAAGATTCAGCGCCAAACCCATATCCAGAAGAAAAAACCGTGGTTACCGAACACTCAACCGAAGTTGGTGGCCAGTCCATAAAATATAAAGCCACTACCGGCAACTCCTTTGTTTATAACGATAAAAACGAGGTCATTGGTTCAATCTTCTTTACCGCTTATACCAAAAAAGGTGCCAACCCAAAGAACCGTCCTATCACGTTCGCTTATAACGGTGGCCCAGGCTCAGCATCAGTCTGGTTACACATGGGTGCGCTGGGGCCTAAGCGTGTGGTCATGGACAAAGAAGGTTTTCCGCTAAAGCCACCGTTCAACTTTATTGATAACGAATATTCGATTCTCGACTTAACTGATATCGTCTTTATCGATCCTGTCGGTACCGGTTACAGCCGCGCTCACGATAAAGGCAAGAATGAAGACTTCCATGGGGTTTGGGAAGATATCGAAACCATTTCTGAGTTTATTCGCCTTTACATGACCCGTAACGAGCGTTGGAGCTCACCTAAGTTCCTAGCAGGCGAAAGTTATGGCACCACTCGCTCAGCCGGTATCGCCTATAACATGGGACAAAACCATGGCGTTTATTTTAATGGCATCATGCTGATCTCAAGCGTTCTGGATTTCCGTTTAGACGACTTTAGTGACCGCAACGGTATCTTAGCGCCTGTAACTATGCTGCCCAGCTATACCGCAGCAGCTTGGTATCACGATAAACTTAAAGCACCTCTGAGTAATGATTTAGAAGCGTCGATAGCGCAAGCAAAAGAGTTTGCCCTGAATGATTACGCACTAGCGTTATTACAAGGCGATAATCTTGAGCCTCGCCGTAAGCTCGCGATAGCTGAGCGTGTCGCTAATTTTACAGGTCTATCGGTGGATTTGGTGTTGGAAAAGAATTTGCGCATAACGTTGAATGACTTCCTTCACAACGTCAAACGCAAGGAAGGTGAAACCCTTGGTCGTTTAGACAGCCGCTTTACCACGCCTGAACTCGATGCCATGAATAAACCAGGTTATCGCGATCCAAGCTATATGGCTATCCACGGCACTTACACCGAAACCTTGATGACCTACTTGTCACAAGAACTCAACTATAAGTCAGATTTGCCCTATTATATTCTTGGTGGCGGTGTGAAAAGCTGGAACTACAAAGACTTTAACCGTCAAAGCAACGACATCAGCGACAAGCTGACCAGCGCCATGTTGCGCAATCCTGATATGCAAGTCTATGTCGGTAATGGGTACTACGACTTCGCAACGCCGTTTTTCGCTACAGAGTACACCTTCTCACACATGGGTTTACCAGAAGAGTTGCAAGACAATGTCCACATGTCGTATTACGAGTCAGGTCATATGATGTATATCCGTGAGCACGACTTGATTAAATTAAAGCAAGATTTGGCGGAATTCTTTAAGAAGTCGCTATAGGCTTTGGCTCTTTACCCCCCTTTGAGTCAGCCGAAGCCATTATAAAATCATAGAGCAAATTAGGCAGGGAAGCCTAATTTAGTCAAAACGAAACAGGACGTTTCGTTTGACGGCTCGTTATGATTTTTACTGGCAAGGGCAATCCGTAGGATCTGACGACGGGGGTAGCCTTCTTTTGGTTACTTTTCTTGGCTACGCAAGAAAAGTAACAACCAATATACTTCCACTTTCCAAGACATCACCAAGCCATTACAATAAACTCAACTCAAAACACAGAGACCATTCCAATGGCAAAAGCTAGTGATGTAAAAAGAAACATGGCCGTTGAGCATAACGGTAAACTATTAGTCGTAAAAAATATCGAGGTCAGCAGTCCTAGTGCTCGTGGTGCGGCGACTTTATACAAAATGCGTTTTACCGATGTGCAGGCTGGCTCTAAAGTTGAGCAGACCTTTAAAGGCGACGATCAGCTGACGTTAGTTGACCTGACAAAGCGTGCAGCAACCTACTCGTATGAAGAAGGCGACACCGTTATTTTCATGGACAGCGAAGACTACAGCCAATACACCTTTAATCGCGAAGACATCGAAGACGAGTTACTGTTTATTACTGACGATATTCAAGACTTAAAAGTCGTGATTGCGGATGAGAAAGTCGTTGGTCTAGAGCTACCACAGTCCGTTGAAATGGTTATTGAGCAGACCGATCCTTCTATTAAAGGTGCTTCGGCTACCGCTCGAACCAAACCCGCTGAATTTTCCACAGGCTTAACTATCCAGGTTCCTGAATATATTTCGACTGGCGAGAAAGTCAAAATCAACGTCGAAGAAAAGAAATTTATGAGTCGCGCAGATTAATAAAAACCAACAATGAGGATGATTGTTATGAAAAAACTAGTTCTAATAATATTTTGGGGTATTTCTCTAGCTGCATGTTCTGCAATACAAACAAAGCCTGGCGCCGAGAATATAGAGCTTGTCAACGAAGTCCCCAGTAAAACCAAGTGTACTTATTTGGGTGAGATCGCTGGCTCACAAGGAAATTGGGCAACCGGTGACTTCACTTCAAATGAAAATCTAGTTGTTGGAGCAAGGAATGATCTTAGAAATAAAGCTTTCGACTTAGGGGGAAATTTAGTCTACATACAAGACCATAAAAACACCAATGCTTGGGGTTCACTTGGAACAACAAACACTACTGTTATAGGAAAAGTATATCGTTGTAATTTCCAATAGTATTGTAAAAGGGTTAGGACAAGCCTAACCCTTCTTCTGACTAAGACTTAATCTCTTCCACATCAATACCCATGGCTTTTGCGACACCTTCACCATAAGCAGGATCGGCTTTGTAGCAGTTGCGAGCGTGGCGGATTTTAATATGCTCTTCTGCTCCGTCGATCGCTCTAGCTGTATTGTCGAATAATACCTGCTGTTGCTCTTTCGACATGAGTCGGAACAAGTCACCTGGCTGACTGTAGTAATCGTCGTCATCTTCACGGAAGTCCCAGTTTTTAGCATCACCGCTAATTTTTAACGGTGGCTCTGCAAAGTCTGGCTGCTCTTCCCATAAGCCATAGCTGTTAGGGTTATAGCCTTTGGTCGACCCAAAGTTACCGTCAACACGCATAGCACCATCTCTGTGATAACTATGTACTGGACACTTAGGTTGGTTCACGGGAATTTGTGAGTGGTTCACACCTAAGCGATAACGCGCGGCATCACCGTATGAAAACAGACGGCCCTGTAACATTCTGTCTGGTGAGAAACCAATACCAGGAACTACGTGCGCTGGATTAAACGCGGCTTGTTCCACTTCAGCAAAATAGTTATCTGGATTACGGTTTAACTCTAAAATACCTACGTCCATGACGGGGTAATCATCATGCGGCCACACTTTGGTTAAATCGAAAGGATGGATATGGTATTTTTCTGCATCTTCTTCAGGCATGATCTGAACCTGCATTTTCCATTGTGGGTAATCACCGTTATCAATCGCATCCATTAAATCCTTCTGATGAGACTCACGGTCCTTACCAACGATTTCCTCTGCTTCTTGGTCGGTTAGATTTTCAATGCCTTGCTGTGTTTTTAGGTGGAACTTAACCCAGTAACGCTTATTATCGTCGCT
Proteins encoded:
- a CDS encoding argininosuccinate synthase, which gives rise to MSKEKVVLAFSGGLDTSFCVPYLIDQGFEVHTLFVNTGGVSTKTIEEIEQTAINLGAEKHWTVDGQQELWDTIVKPLIWGSALYQDQYPVLCADRYLIAKEAVQLCKRLGTGFVAHGCTGMGNDQVRFDLSIKALSNLTVLSPIRDIQKNVTDVRQYEIDYLSQKGHQVSAVHKSYSVNENLLGVTISGGAIDKWQAPESNTYILTKNPEDISHDTSYITLDFVAGALTKLNGNEVSGVEAMQQLNQTLGNYGVGRGIYTGDTIIGLKGRIVFEAPALFGLLAAHKALEEVVLTQQQNHFKPNLAKKWIDLVYQGFYFDPLTTNIQQFLQSSQQNVTGTVELKISAGHIEAVAVNSPHMIINKDVEYAQKANWGIEEATGFIKLFGQSTATWSSVQQVNGGS
- a CDS encoding N-acetylornithine carbamoyltransferase, with the translated sequence MKHFLTTEHWSQNDLQQMIDFAKELKEEKFQPLLKNKSVALLFFNPSLRTRTSFELGVHQLGGQAIVLQPGKDAWPIEFELGSIMDGEAEEHIQEVAQVLSAYCDIIAVRAFPKFQNWQDDRQDKLIKSLAQFSTVPVINMETITHPCQELAHIMALQENLGDLKGKKYVLTWTYHPKPLNTAVANSSLMIASKFGMDVTLLCPNEDYLLDQHYMDLGQTYSSQHGNQLTVSHDIDSAYEGADVVYAKSWGALPYFGQWEKEKPMRDQYKHFMVDEAKMAKTNNALFSHCLPMRRNVKATDGVVDSKNCIAIQEAENRLHVQKSMMNTLINHS
- a CDS encoding choice-of-anchor I family protein yields the protein MIITRIALPLLLLSGSFVFSGCKTTSHQPSQAQNSTLKMELVARHVSGHYGEGAAEIVAYDAPHQKLYVVNGAVNAIDIIDISNIPTQPLSLPFSGTNLTSERLTLPKSVTTTEQPDLPLGSPSSLSIHNNLMAVATANKDKQQLGAVLFYRLSRSKPEFIKAVTVGALPDMITFTHGGHKVIVANEGEPSKDYRHDPEGSVSIINIQPEIAGSAKHLNFKQFNEVREQLASTGVKFASPQGTSVAQDLEPEYITVAGDDSRAYVTLQENNAIAIIDLTTDSILNVYGLGFKDWGQYKIDVSNKDGVNAATYENVYGIYQPDAIVSYDVNGKTYILSANEGDAREYIYDASEADCNAAGHQYDGEDGCISYTEEYRAKKLPIKSPSAIDSYYHKNGIGRLKVTSELGDDDGDGLYEKLYSYGARSFSIWDEDVQQVYDSGDDFEQLLIERYGENFNSNENENKGDSRSDDKGAEPEAITTGIINGKTYAFIGLERHGGIMVYDISNPTSPTFETYVNNRDFSKDFEIDDDSNPVTLKGAYQQVGDLAPEGLAFIAAEDSPTGKALLAVANEVSGSVSIYQLH
- a CDS encoding S10 family peptidase; amino-acid sequence: MKQLAYSALLAVSLSLSHAAFADEKKDSAPNPYPEEKTVVTEHSTEVGGQSIKYKATTGNSFVYNDKNEVIGSIFFTAYTKKGANPKNRPITFAYNGGPGSASVWLHMGALGPKRVVMDKEGFPLKPPFNFIDNEYSILDLTDIVFIDPVGTGYSRAHDKGKNEDFHGVWEDIETISEFIRLYMTRNERWSSPKFLAGESYGTTRSAGIAYNMGQNHGVYFNGIMLISSVLDFRLDDFSDRNGILAPVTMLPSYTAAAWYHDKLKAPLSNDLEASIAQAKEFALNDYALALLQGDNLEPRRKLAIAERVANFTGLSVDLVLEKNLRITLNDFLHNVKRKEGETLGRLDSRFTTPELDAMNKPGYRDPSYMAIHGTYTETLMTYLSQELNYKSDLPYYILGGGVKSWNYKDFNRQSNDISDKLTSAMLRNPDMQVYVGNGYYDFATPFFATEYTFSHMGLPEELQDNVHMSYYESGHMMYIREHDLIKLKQDLAEFFKKSL
- the efpL gene encoding elongation factor P-like protein EfpL codes for the protein MAKASDVKRNMAVEHNGKLLVVKNIEVSSPSARGAATLYKMRFTDVQAGSKVEQTFKGDDQLTLVDLTKRAATYSYEEGDTVIFMDSEDYSQYTFNREDIEDELLFITDDIQDLKVVIADEKVVGLELPQSVEMVIEQTDPSIKGASATARTKPAEFSTGLTIQVPEYISTGEKVKINVEEKKFMSRAD
- a CDS encoding DUF4156 domain-containing protein, coding for MKKLVLIIFWGISLAACSAIQTKPGAENIELVNEVPSKTKCTYLGEIAGSQGNWATGDFTSNENLVVGARNDLRNKAFDLGGNLVYIQDHKNTNAWGSLGTTNTTVIGKVYRCNFQ
- a CDS encoding catalase, whose translation is MSEKDKPNNSGCPFLTQSNGAPVADNQNSMTVGPRGPLLLQDAWFLEKMAHFDREVIPERRMHAKGSGAYGTFTVTHDITKYTKAKVFSEVGKKTDVFVRFSTVAGERGAADAERDIRGFAVKFYTEQGNWDLVGNNTPVFFLRDPLKFPDLNHAVKRDPRTNMRSANTNWDFWTLLPEALHQVTVVMSDRGLPKTYRHMNGYGSHTFSFISDDNKRYWVKFHLKTQQGIENLTDQEAEEIVGKDRESHQKDLMDAIDNGDYPQWKMQVQIMPEEDAEKYHIHPFDLTKVWPHDDYPVMDVGILELNRNPDNYFAEVEQAAFNPAHVVPGIGFSPDRMLQGRLFSYGDAARYRLGVNHSQIPVNQPKCPVHSYHRDGAMRVDGNFGSTKGYNPNSYGLWEEQPDFAEPPLKISGDAKNWDFREDDDDYYSQPGDLFRLMSKEQQQVLFDNTARAIDGAEEHIKIRHARNCYKADPAYGEGVAKAMGIDVEEIKS